In Haloarcula sp. H-GB4, a single genomic region encodes these proteins:
- a CDS encoding L-aspartate oxidase: MTPQKPSADGEQAADGRASDAGPAVDYETVSVPVLVVGAGAAGARVAIGLAENGVEPLVIGKRDHGDAHTTWAAGGINASLGSLDPEDDWTIHAADTLDEGHFINDPKAVELTAKHMPDRIRELDEWGMPFDRTEDGKINQRYFGAQSFRRTCFVGDRTGEAMLDTLVDKAQSLEIPYRDNVMITRLLSDGDQIYGAAGYDMESGEFILFESDHVVLAAGGSSALYNRHSSRDEENNGDGPALALEAGASLMDMEFVQFHPTGMVGNRYGEDWDGRLVTEAVRGEGGRLLNANGKRFMEEYSPDQMELDARDVVARAIAQELREGRGTENGGVYLDISHRDDEYIKSRLPRMYERFMDLGVDITEEPMEVAPTAHYSMGGVDISFETGETGVGGLYAVGETVAGVHGANRLGGNSLAETVAIGALVGDHVAAQVTGDDRNGALPDGQRAIAEREFRSLRELEATDGDETPEQLLADLGDLLWEHAGILRTDESVSAGLEKLRNLRERTGNISVDGDRTSLSFELAVDLSFSLTVAEALLLGARKRDESRGAHYRTDAPDVDPDWRRNILVNRGDTGLELTTRGVAEPSDAVSEAVDVGYELDYHHLE, from the coding sequence ATGACACCACAGAAGCCATCCGCTGACGGCGAGCAGGCTGCCGACGGTCGGGCGAGCGACGCGGGCCCGGCGGTCGACTACGAGACGGTGTCGGTCCCAGTGCTGGTCGTCGGCGCTGGCGCTGCCGGGGCGCGGGTCGCGATCGGACTCGCCGAGAACGGTGTCGAACCGCTGGTCATTGGCAAGCGGGACCACGGCGATGCGCATACGACCTGGGCGGCCGGTGGCATCAACGCCTCGCTTGGGTCGCTCGACCCTGAGGACGACTGGACCATCCATGCGGCGGATACGCTGGACGAGGGTCATTTCATCAACGACCCGAAAGCGGTCGAGTTGACGGCTAAGCACATGCCCGACCGCATCCGGGAACTCGACGAGTGGGGAATGCCGTTTGACCGCACCGAGGACGGCAAAATCAATCAGCGGTACTTCGGCGCGCAGTCGTTCCGTCGGACCTGCTTCGTCGGTGACCGGACGGGCGAGGCGATGCTTGATACGCTCGTCGACAAGGCCCAGAGTCTCGAGATTCCCTACCGCGACAACGTGATGATTACCCGCTTGCTCTCGGATGGCGACCAGATCTACGGCGCGGCCGGCTACGACATGGAGAGCGGCGAGTTCATCCTCTTCGAGTCCGACCACGTCGTCCTGGCGGCGGGTGGCTCCTCCGCCCTCTACAACCGCCACTCCTCGCGTGATGAGGAGAACAACGGTGACGGCCCGGCGCTGGCACTCGAAGCCGGCGCGTCGCTGATGGACATGGAGTTCGTTCAGTTCCACCCGACGGGGATGGTCGGCAACCGCTACGGCGAGGACTGGGACGGCCGACTCGTCACCGAGGCGGTTCGCGGCGAAGGCGGTCGGCTGCTCAACGCCAACGGCAAGCGGTTCATGGAAGAGTACTCGCCGGATCAGATGGAACTCGACGCGCGGGACGTGGTGGCCCGCGCCATCGCACAGGAGCTCCGTGAAGGCCGCGGAACCGAGAACGGAGGTGTCTATCTGGATATCTCCCACCGCGACGACGAGTACATCAAATCGCGGCTCCCGCGGATGTACGAGCGGTTCATGGACCTCGGCGTCGACATCACCGAGGAGCCGATGGAAGTCGCGCCGACCGCCCACTACTCGATGGGCGGCGTCGACATCAGCTTCGAGACCGGCGAAACCGGCGTTGGTGGGCTCTATGCCGTCGGCGAGACAGTAGCAGGCGTTCACGGTGCGAACCGCCTTGGCGGGAACTCGCTCGCGGAGACGGTCGCCATCGGCGCGCTCGTCGGCGACCACGTCGCGGCGCAGGTGACAGGCGACGACCGCAACGGGGCCTTGCCGGATGGACAGCGCGCTATCGCCGAGCGTGAGTTCCGGTCGCTGCGGGAACTAGAGGCCACCGATGGCGACGAAACGCCCGAGCAGCTCCTCGCAGACCTCGGCGACCTGCTGTGGGAGCACGCTGGTATCCTCCGCACTGACGAGTCGGTGTCGGCAGGGCTGGAGAAGCTCCGAAACCTCCGCGAGCGGACGGGGAACATCAGCGTCGACGGCGACCGGACCAGTCTGTCGTTCGAACTCGCTGTCGACCTCTCGTTCAGCCTCACGGTGGCCGAAGCGCTACTGCTGGGTGCGCGCAAGCGTGACGAGTCCCGCGGCGCACACTACCGCACCGATGCGCCCGATGTGGACCCCGACTGGCGGCGGAACATCCTCGTGAACCGCGGAGACACCGGGCTCGAACTGACGACCCGCGGGGTCGCCGAGCCGAGCGACGCAGTCAGCGAGGCGGTCGATGTCGGCTACGAACTCGACTATCACCATCTTGAGTAG
- the nhaC gene encoding Na+/H+ antiporter NhaC: MVEFEPRLFDEIDPSERPSLGAALVPIAGMIVFLSVGLVAFDLDPQFPLFWGIAFTGLFARYHLGLSWTELYDGIASSLLMGMRVILIMFTVYALIASWIQAGTIPSLMYFGLELFTPTVFLPVAAILSAIISFAVGSSWTTAGTLGVALIGIGSGLGISEPMTAGAILSGAYTGDKQSPLSDTTNLAAAVTDTDLYEHINAMRAGTLVAFTIAIVLYAGLGLRAAGAIPADRVASIQAAIESTYVVSPLVFLPIVVTFGLALRGIPALPTLGTGVFAGVGTAMFVQGTGFGAAWSAAQSGTAPETGMELVNGLLESGGLTGGAWIVTIAIAALALGGLLERAGVLAVLSHHLGRLCHSVASLTGVTAVSAISMNILAAEQYVSIVVPGMTLGNLYNEQGLKSQNLSRAIEASGTTTSALIPWSSGGLFMAGTLGVPTLEYAPYYFFGFLSPLVLLFIGVTGWQIVYADRTDSEEPATGPGGAGSVAAGED, encoded by the coding sequence ATGGTCGAGTTCGAACCTCGGCTGTTCGACGAGATCGATCCGTCTGAACGGCCCTCGTTGGGTGCCGCACTCGTGCCAATCGCGGGAATGATCGTGTTCCTCAGCGTGGGCCTCGTCGCCTTCGATCTGGACCCACAGTTCCCGCTTTTCTGGGGGATTGCCTTCACCGGCCTGTTCGCACGGTACCATCTCGGGCTGTCGTGGACGGAACTGTATGACGGCATTGCCAGTAGCCTGCTCATGGGCATGCGGGTAATTCTCATCATGTTCACCGTCTATGCGCTCATCGCGTCGTGGATTCAGGCGGGCACGATTCCCAGCCTCATGTACTTCGGGCTGGAGCTGTTCACGCCCACGGTGTTTCTCCCAGTAGCGGCTATTCTCTCGGCGATAATCTCTTTCGCCGTCGGCTCCTCGTGGACGACGGCCGGGACGCTCGGGGTCGCGCTCATCGGGATCGGGTCGGGACTGGGTATTTCAGAGCCGATGACTGCCGGCGCGATTCTCAGCGGGGCCTACACGGGAGATAAGCAGTCCCCGCTCTCGGATACGACGAATCTGGCCGCCGCAGTGACGGACACAGACCTGTACGAGCACATCAACGCGATGCGGGCCGGGACGCTCGTCGCGTTCACGATCGCCATCGTCCTGTACGCTGGCCTCGGACTGCGGGCCGCTGGGGCCATTCCCGCTGACCGCGTTGCGTCCATCCAAGCGGCGATCGAGAGTACATACGTCGTCTCGCCGCTCGTGTTTCTGCCAATCGTCGTGACCTTTGGGCTTGCGCTGCGTGGCATCCCCGCACTGCCGACGCTCGGGACGGGCGTCTTCGCGGGCGTTGGGACCGCGATGTTCGTGCAGGGAACCGGATTTGGCGCTGCCTGGTCGGCGGCACAGTCCGGAACAGCCCCGGAAACTGGGATGGAACTCGTCAACGGGCTCCTAGAGAGCGGTGGGCTGACCGGCGGCGCGTGGATTGTGACGATCGCGATTGCCGCGCTCGCACTGGGCGGCCTGCTCGAACGGGCCGGCGTGCTCGCGGTGCTCTCCCACCATCTCGGGCGACTCTGCCACAGCGTCGCGAGTCTCACGGGCGTGACCGCTGTGTCCGCCATCTCGATGAACATTCTTGCGGCGGAACAGTACGTGAGTATCGTGGTGCCGGGGATGACACTCGGGAATCTGTACAACGAACAGGGGCTCAAGAGTCAGAACCTCTCCCGGGCCATCGAAGCGTCGGGAACGACGACGAGTGCCCTTATCCCGTGGAGCAGCGGCGGACTGTTCATGGCCGGAACGCTCGGCGTTCCAACACTGGAGTACGCGCCGTACTACTTCTTCGGCTTCCTCTCGCCGCTCGTGCTCCTGTTCATCGGGGTGACCGGCTGGCAGATCGTCTATGCGGACCGAACCGACAGCGAAGAGCCGGCCACGGGGCCCGGTGGTGCCGGATCGGTGGCAGCGGGCGAGGACTAA
- a CDS encoding ABC transporter ATP-binding protein produces MNRTALPAVELDGVTRRYGETTAVDDLSLSVRDGEFFTLVGPSGCGKTTTLRLIAGFEDPTQGKVRFGGTSITGVPPEDRDVGVVFQNYALFPHMTVGENVAYGLRFADPPGGGSAEARVRELLELVDLGGMVDRDPDTLSGGQQQRVAMARALAPGPDVLLLDEPMSALDAKLRERLRVQVREIQQELGITTIYVTHDQEEALAVSDRVAVMRDGTPEQVAPPRTIYREPATEFVATFVGDNNVLSGEVTAVRSTVSAEDADNSGGDSGHSIADVTVDDTTLSVALNGDSDPTPAVSSGDRLTFCVRPERLAVDADRNAVTATVTSAEFLGETTRVHLDWEGRELLLRAEDPPTGTVTVGFDPADAHIVDKQS; encoded by the coding sequence GTGAACCGGACCGCCCTGCCGGCTGTTGAACTCGACGGTGTCACCAGACGCTACGGCGAGACGACCGCCGTCGATGACCTTTCGCTGTCGGTTCGGGACGGCGAGTTCTTCACGCTGGTCGGGCCCTCCGGCTGTGGGAAGACGACGACGCTCCGTCTCATCGCCGGCTTCGAGGACCCGACGCAAGGCAAAGTCCGATTCGGCGGCACGTCCATCACTGGCGTCCCACCGGAGGACCGCGACGTGGGCGTCGTCTTCCAGAACTACGCGCTGTTCCCCCACATGACCGTCGGGGAGAACGTCGCCTACGGACTCCGATTCGCCGACCCGCCGGGCGGCGGCAGCGCCGAGGCACGGGTGCGTGAACTGCTTGAACTGGTTGACCTCGGCGGCATGGTGGACCGGGACCCGGACACGCTTTCCGGCGGCCAGCAACAGCGAGTGGCGATGGCCCGCGCACTGGCCCCCGGCCCCGACGTGCTCTTGCTCGACGAGCCGATGAGCGCCCTTGACGCGAAACTCCGGGAGCGCCTCCGCGTGCAGGTCCGCGAGATTCAGCAGGAACTGGGAATTACGACGATTTACGTCACCCACGACCAGGAAGAGGCCCTGGCCGTATCTGACCGCGTGGCGGTCATGCGCGACGGGACGCCAGAGCAAGTCGCGCCGCCGCGGACTATCTACCGCGAGCCGGCGACGGAGTTTGTCGCCACCTTCGTCGGCGACAACAATGTTCTCAGCGGCGAGGTGACAGCGGTACGGTCAACCGTCAGTGCCGAGGATGCCGACAACTCTGGCGGTGATAGTGGTCACTCCATCGCAGACGTGACGGTCGACGACACCACGCTCTCAGTGGCCCTGAACGGTGACAGCGACCCGACCCCGGCTGTTTCGTCCGGAGACCGGCTCACATTCTGTGTGCGCCCGGAACGGCTTGCTGTCGACGCTGACCGAAACGCGGTGACGGCGACGGTCACGAGCGCGGAGTTCCTCGGAGAGACCACGCGCGTTCATCTCGACTGGGAGGGACGCGAACTCCTGTTGCGAGCCGAAGACCCGCCAACCGGGACCGTGACAGTCGGCTTTGACCCGGCGGACGCACACATTGTCGATAAGCAGTCGTAA
- a CDS encoding iron ABC transporter permease, translating into MARDFDGGVDDSDSETATGTASSPSRERGRTVRNTIERRAIVGLAVVTIALLLGIFYYPVATVFIDSVLVDSRWTGRVFVSILQDPFYFGEPARFLAGEPVGAVIESVLSPDRRLGVIGFTAYQAALSTVASVALGLPAAYLLARYEFPGRRTLRSLTILPFVLPSIMVGVGFVATFGQNGTLNAVLGAIGIGQVDLLFTLEAVVIAHAFYNAPLVARVTTAAWESVDASAVETARSLGASPFRAFRDVVAPQLYPSVLMGAALTFVFTFSTFPIVLALGGFQLATVEVFVYRLIRDLEYAEAAALALIELGISLGLLYAYLRYEVKHTVQSRGIRPLPRRPLTPPSLSVRELLPRMGIAVYAIVALAVFVAPIASMILASFSGPEGLTLANYQFLIDRQTTGASFQVQPWDAVRNSLLFGVASLAVALPMGVVVAVLTTRDYRGRKLVDAVAMAPLAVSGIVVGLGLLRGLVFGVEVGGSRFAVGGGLAIIAAHAVAGYPFVVRTVAPGLEGVDHTLVESARALGAPRARVLLDIELPLVWPAVIAGSAFAFAISIGEFSATIVLASGTNQFTMPIAIERFIGRRLGPATAMGVVLLVVTSASFLLIDRLGGDEVGF; encoded by the coding sequence GTGGCCCGAGATTTCGACGGCGGCGTAGATGATTCCGACAGCGAAACAGCGACAGGGACAGCGAGCAGTCCGTCCCGCGAGCGAGGCCGGACCGTCCGAAATACTATCGAACGCCGGGCAATCGTCGGACTTGCAGTCGTCACTATCGCGCTGTTGCTCGGCATTTTCTACTACCCGGTGGCGACAGTCTTTATCGACAGCGTTCTCGTCGACAGCCGCTGGACTGGCCGGGTGTTTGTCTCGATACTGCAGGACCCGTTCTATTTCGGGGAGCCCGCGCGATTCCTCGCAGGCGAGCCAGTAGGTGCCGTCATCGAGAGTGTTCTGTCGCCGGACCGGCGGCTTGGCGTCATCGGCTTCACGGCCTATCAGGCGGCCCTCTCAACCGTTGCCAGCGTCGCACTCGGCCTGCCGGCGGCGTATCTGCTGGCGCGCTACGAGTTCCCCGGTCGGCGAACGCTCCGGTCGCTGACGATTCTTCCGTTCGTCCTCCCATCGATAATGGTCGGAGTGGGCTTCGTCGCAACATTCGGCCAAAACGGAACGCTCAACGCCGTTCTCGGTGCGATCGGGATAGGACAGGTGGATCTCTTGTTCACGCTGGAGGCTGTCGTCATCGCTCACGCGTTCTACAACGCCCCCCTCGTGGCGCGGGTGACCACCGCCGCCTGGGAGTCCGTCGACGCCAGCGCGGTCGAGACGGCCCGGAGCCTCGGCGCGAGCCCCTTCCGAGCGTTCCGCGACGTGGTCGCCCCGCAACTGTATCCGTCGGTGCTGATGGGTGCGGCGCTTACCTTCGTGTTCACCTTCAGTACGTTCCCCATCGTCCTCGCGCTGGGTGGGTTCCAGCTGGCCACCGTCGAGGTGTTCGTCTATCGGCTCATCCGCGACTTGGAATACGCCGAGGCGGCCGCCCTCGCGCTGATTGAACTCGGCATCTCGCTGGGGCTGCTGTACGCGTATCTCCGGTACGAGGTCAAACATACTGTCCAGTCACGAGGGATTCGGCCGCTCCCGCGGCGGCCGCTGACGCCGCCGTCGCTCTCGGTTCGGGAACTGCTTCCACGGATGGGGATCGCCGTCTACGCCATCGTCGCGCTGGCGGTGTTTGTCGCGCCGATAGCGAGCATGATTCTGGCTAGCTTCAGCGGGCCGGAGGGTTTGACGCTGGCGAACTATCAGTTCCTCATCGACCGCCAGACGACCGGCGCGTCGTTCCAGGTCCAGCCGTGGGATGCGGTCAGGAACTCACTCCTGTTCGGGGTCGCCTCGCTCGCCGTTGCCCTGCCGATGGGTGTCGTCGTGGCCGTCCTCACGACTCGGGACTACCGCGGTCGGAAGCTCGTTGACGCCGTCGCAATGGCTCCGCTCGCCGTGTCGGGCATCGTCGTCGGCCTCGGCCTGCTTCGTGGCCTCGTCTTCGGCGTCGAAGTCGGCGGGTCCCGCTTCGCCGTCGGTGGCGGTCTCGCTATCATCGCCGCCCACGCTGTCGCCGGTTACCCGTTCGTCGTTCGGACGGTCGCGCCCGGACTGGAGGGGGTCGACCACACGCTGGTCGAATCCGCCCGCGCACTCGGCGCACCGCGTGCTCGAGTGCTCCTCGACATCGAACTGCCGCTCGTGTGGCCAGCCGTCATCGCTGGATCGGCCTTCGCGTTCGCTATCTCTATCGGGGAGTTCTCAGCGACGATTGTCCTTGCCTCCGGGACGAACCAGTTCACGATGCCCATCGCCATCGAGCGGTTCATCGGCCGGCGACTCGGTCCCGCGACGGCAATGGGGGTCGTCCTGCTCGTGGTCACCAGCGCGAGCTTCCTGCTCATCGACCGGCTCGGGGGTGACGAGGTTGGGTTCTAA
- a CDS encoding thiamine ABC transporter substrate binding subunit — MDRRSFLTAAGATVSVSFAGCAGLGGSDEASTEASSTDESTATGTSTGDAGSADETLVVGTYSAFVDSPSTSPGAWVKQRFEEEFDARLIWQTPSNEVNHYIERRNAGVDIEADMYLGLNTDHLVRVDENLDDSLFADVGDVAGQNDIKSGLQFDPDGRAIPYDTGYISLVFDGTATTAPETFDGLLAEEHAGDLITQNPASSATGRAFLLHTVKQFGPDGYLDYWSDLQDNDVRVLGSWSDAYSAWSGGEAPMVVSYSTDQVFADQNDANMEKHQIRFLNDQGYANPEGMAIFDGADTPDLAREFMGFLLRPEIQGEIAVRNVQFPATESADLPEDYAELAQEPPEPVTFGYDELKGSVSGWISDWERQFASN, encoded by the coding sequence GTCTCGTTTGCCGGCTGTGCCGGACTGGGTGGCAGCGACGAAGCGAGCACTGAGGCGTCGAGCACGGACGAATCAACCGCCACCGGGACAAGTACCGGCGACGCCGGCAGTGCCGACGAGACGCTGGTCGTTGGGACCTACAGCGCGTTCGTCGACTCGCCGTCGACGAGCCCGGGCGCATGGGTGAAACAGCGCTTCGAAGAGGAGTTCGACGCTCGCCTGATCTGGCAGACACCAAGCAATGAGGTCAACCACTACATCGAGCGCCGGAACGCTGGCGTCGACATCGAGGCCGATATGTACCTCGGACTGAACACGGACCACCTCGTCCGAGTCGACGAGAACCTCGACGACAGCCTGTTCGCCGATGTCGGCGACGTGGCGGGGCAGAACGACATCAAATCTGGCCTGCAGTTCGATCCCGACGGCCGGGCGATCCCCTACGACACCGGCTACATCAGCCTAGTGTTCGACGGGACAGCGACTACGGCGCCGGAGACGTTCGACGGCCTCCTTGCCGAGGAACACGCTGGCGACCTCATCACACAGAACCCTGCCAGTTCAGCGACCGGGCGGGCGTTCCTGCTGCACACGGTCAAGCAGTTCGGCCCGGACGGCTATCTGGACTACTGGAGCGACCTGCAGGACAACGACGTTCGGGTGCTTGGCTCCTGGAGCGACGCCTACAGCGCCTGGTCGGGCGGCGAAGCGCCGATGGTCGTCTCCTACTCCACTGACCAGGTGTTTGCCGACCAGAACGACGCGAACATGGAGAAACACCAGATCCGCTTCCTGAACGACCAGGGCTACGCCAACCCGGAAGGGATGGCGATCTTCGACGGGGCGGACACGCCCGACCTCGCCCGGGAGTTCATGGGCTTCCTGCTGCGCCCGGAAATCCAGGGCGAAATCGCCGTCCGGAACGTCCAGTTCCCGGCGACTGAGTCAGCCGACCTCCCCGAGGACTACGCCGAACTGGCCCAAGAGCCACCTGAGCCGGTCACGTTCGGCTACGACGAACTCAAGGGCTCCGTCTCGGGCTGGATTTCTGACTGGGAACGGCAGTTCGCCTCGAACTAA